The sequence GGAGCAGAgtgctatatacatatgtatatgtaattggcgcttacaccttttttAGGTAGTTCGCAGATCTCCTACttgtgtgcatcttgatgctgTTGCACAAAGCTTTTAAGCTGACTCTGAACGGTAGATattatttatgaggagctttttcatggcagaaatacattcgaggGTTgcccattgcctgtcgagggccgaccgctattaggaaacactttttttttgtcattttggtgtttcatgcacggagaattgaacctacgcacttccgaatggtagacacgcaccaagcattcggctatggcggccgccaagCCCTACTCTTGAACTTCAACTCCTCTACCATTTCTAATAGTATGTAACTGTTTTCCCGGTAGCTACGCAACTCATTTATCTTCTCGCTCCTTATTTCTACGAGTATTAGGGCCCTTCCGTCAGTCTGCTGTCATTTGGGGAGAGTTTTTCGTATTGCTGGAAAAAGGAAGGAATAAATTAGGTAAATCTCAGCTTTAAATTCCTTTTTTCTCCATAAACATTAtcacaacaaataataataaaaaacaaagacgAAGCACAAAAGGGAGAGGTGCCAAAGGAGATACGGATGTGTCGTGGAAACAGGGTAATTCGCGAATTATCTAGCGAACTACTTATAGAGTGAATTACGTGCCGTGAGAACATATCATTCAAGGAAGTGTAAATTCCCCATGTCTTAAAAGAGGATATGAGACAGTTGAAAGACAGAAAAAGGTGGTCTAAGAACTTACGGACTAATGAGTCTATGATAagattgaattatttgccaagaATGGTAGTTTCTCTACACCGTGATTATTTGCAAAGTATGGTTtgtgagttgttgttgttgtaacttcATAAATGTTTGGGGACTATTTCTGGAGTGACAATCCTTGTCCGGCTATAAATGGTTTATGTTTTCTGTGAAGCCGGTGAGTCACTGGCAAAGACAAAGTGAAAGCTGTTAGTTAATCAACTTTTCTGGAAGATACTGCTAATCCTGAAGGAAATGTATTTATGGGAATATATTATtagaacaaatatttaaatcttaaatttgCGAAACCTGCAAGCAAGAAAATTAGTTGATTGTGGCATATGGTTGACATTTtagatatttataatttaaaaaatgggaaCCGTGAATTTCGGAATTAAGGTTGTTGATAATAGTGGTGATGATTGGTGAAGAAGAAAGCAGTCCTCTCTTTCGATACAGTTAGCCATTAGTCGCGACGTCCAGCTGGGCCCCGTTCGTGGGCTCTTTGCCATCGAACTCGTGCCCGGAACTTTCGCACCCATCAAATCTTCCTTATCCGGATCAAATATTCGCTGCTCTTACGTTTATCGGTTTGGGATAAACTTgaaatttaaaacctaattctACTTACCAAATTCTTACGGGTTTTTTGAACGAatggaatttatattttttagaggATAATGTTAAGttcaaaaacttcttttttgaattaaaataaaaaatacatgtgAATGTGTCTATGCGCATATggattttggtatattttttttttaatttagagctTGTCGtttatgttaaaatatttatattcttgAGTAATTTCAAcgcctacatatatatttactcgTGTTTTTAAGGCACTAATGATGAAGGACACGTTGCTAACTTTGTTGAGACGGAACAAGTAATTTATGTGGATAGTGATGTGACCAGCTACATCCAAACTCGTGGCTCTGTTCCATTATTTTGGGAGCAACCGGGTGTGCAAGTGGGTTCGCACAAGGTGAAATTATCGCGAGGTTTTGAGGCTGCAGCCGCAGCTTTTGACCGGCACATGACGATGATGAAACAACGTTACGGCTACCAGACGATTATTAACCTTTTGGGTACTTCAATGATTGGAAGTAAGGAGGGAGAGGCGATGTTAAGCAATGAATTCCAAAGGCATCACAGTATGTCAACTCATAAAGATGTGCCACATATTATATTTGATTATCATCAAGAATGTCGAGGTGGAAATTTCGGAGCTCTTTCGAAACTTAAGGAGCGCTTGGGAGTATGCGGAGTAAACTACGGTTTCTTCGATGCCTCTCAGGGACAAGTGTTGCGCGAGCAATTTGGTGTTATTCGTACGAATTGTCTCGATTGCTTGGATCGTACAAATTGTGTGCAAACTTATTTAGGTTTGGATATGCTCAATCAACAAATTGAAGCCTTGAAGTTGGGagagaaaaagcaaaatttttctaGATTCGAAGAAATATTTCGTCAAATGTGGATAAACAATGGTAACGAAGTGAGCAAAATCTATGCAGGTACTGGAGCTATACAAGGTGGATCTAAACTAATGGACGGTGCTCGTTCCGCAGCTCGCAccatacaaaataatttgctAGATAATTCGAAACAGGAAGCAATTGATATTTTATTGGTTGGATCAACACTATCATCAGAGTTGGCTGACCGAGCTAGGATATTATTACCATCAAATATGTTGCATGCACCAACAACGGTTTTAAGAGAAATGTGTAAACGTTATGCTGAGTATGTTGTGGCCCGAACCTGTCGAGTTGCTGTTGCAACGTATAACGTTAACGGGGGCAAACATTTCCGGAGTATTGTTTTTAAAGACTCTTTGTCTGATTGGCTACTCGATTGCCATTCATTGGCACGAGCTAAAGCTCTGGTCAACGTGAATAACCCTTCGGAAAATGCCTGTGCACCAGTCGATATATATGCGATTGGTTTTCAAGAGATCGTGGATTTGAATGCCTCCAACATTGTTGCCGCTAGTACAGATAATGCCAAATTGTGGGCAGAGGAATTGCAAAAGACAATTTCACGGGACAATGATTACGTACTTCTCACTTATCAACAATTAGTCggtgtatgtttatatatatatgttcgaCCGGAGCACGCACCATTCATTCGTGATGTGGCAATTGATTGTGTGAAAACGGGACTAGGCGGTACTACCGGCAATAAGGGAGCGTGCGCTATACGATTCGTTTTATACGGAACTTCAATGTGCTTTGTTTGTGCACACTTTGCTGCCGGCCAGTCACAGGTAATCACgtgtttgaatttatatttcatccttttttactcaaaaaaaccaatttagaaatttttaattgtatttgtaaGCCACCAGTTCAAACGAAATTGTGGGAGGGGAGAGTGTAGATCTACTTGAAGAAAGACCAAAAATGTTCAGAAAGCATAAACAGTATGAAACAGATGTTCCTACTTCTATTTAGTTTGCTTATATAGATTTAAAAACCATCGAATTTCTCAATTACAATTTTACGATAATGAGctttaatcaaatttaaatttggtgtATCAAATATTTGTAGGTGGCTGAACGTAATGCTGATTATGCCGAAATTACACGTAAATTGGCATTTCCAATGGGCCGCACTCTCAAATCACATGACTGGGTATTTTGGTGTGGAGATTTTAATTACCGCATTGATATGGAGAAGGATGATTTGAAAGAAGCTATACAAAATGGGGATCGGCAATCTATTCTAGTTAATGATCAGTTGCATAAAGAGCAAGAGGCGGGCAACGTATTTGGCGATTTTCTCGAAGGCGAAATAAATTTCGATCCAACGTACAAATATGATGTATTTAGTGATGAATATGATACATCGGAAAAACAACGTGCACCTGCTTGGACTGATCGTGTATTGTGGCGTCGACGCAAGGCTTTAGCCGCCGAGACAGATGTCACTAGTGTTGAATGGAATCCGGGTAAACTTATCCATTATGGTCGATCGGAATTGAAGCAGAGTGATCATCGTCCAGTGATTGCTATTATTGATGCAGAAATTGTTGAAATCGATTCACAACAACGACGAGAGGTTTACTTGTATATGTCTTAGATGTTTGTTTTGTTgcattaatttctattttatatacTTGTCGTTTTCAGGTGTTTGAGCAGGTCATAAAAGACTTGGGACCACCTGATTCTACAATTGTAGTACATGTGAAAGAGAATGCTATTGATGATAATGGGCCTACCATCTATGATGAAACGGTAATGTCTACACTAATTCAAGAATTGTCGAAGATGGGCGAGGTTACTTTGGTACGTTATGTGGAAGACACAATGTGGGTAATATTTCGGGATGGTGAATCTGCTTTGCACGCTAGTAAGAAACAGTCTATATATATTTGTGGATTGGAATTAGAGTTCGAATTGAAGACGGCGAATTGGCAACCATTAGTTGATAATGAAATTGAACTTTGCACTACAAATACAATCCCATTATGTTCTAATCCTCAAGAACAAGCAAAGATATTTAGTAGCTCACCTGATGTGCCGCAGCGACCTAAACAACCTCCGGCGAGACCTGCTCCAGCTCGCCCGCCAATGCCTATGTCGCCCAAAAATTCACCACGTCATCAACCACACGTTGGTGTTATAAGCGTCGTTCCGGAGATGCTACAATCGAAATCGGCAAAACCTCCTATGCCCCCGCAACCACTAATACCACAGCCGTTGCTGCCAATACCAGTATCCCAGTCAACCCAGAAGAACCCAAACACGGCCGCAGGGATTGGCAATTTGGGAACCAATAATGATGGAAATGAAAGTATTTCGTCTTCTAAGTCACAGTCACCTATAGAAACACAGCAAACGTCGCCATTGCACTCTACATCTGCTGTTTCATCAATTGGTTTAGCTGAAGCGTCACTACCTCCCACACCACCACGTCAAAGCAAAAATGTCACACCAATATCTACACCAACACGTCAATCGCAACAATCATCCTTCGATGTACAGGAAGGCACATCAACATTCTATGATGGAAGCGTCTTTAACATTTATGAAGAAATACAGGACGAAATACCAGCACCTAGACATCCACCACCACCATTTCCTCCTGCAGTAAGCCAAGAAATTTCATCGAATGCTCCAATTGGTGAAAGTCCACGTAGGCAAGTACAGCAGACTCCGATAGGTCCACCACCGCCACTACCGGCGCGACGAGGACCGCCACCTATCCCAAATCGCAGCGGAAATGCACCACCACTACCTACACGACCAAGCAATAACAATTAAAGTAAGTATTTAAACTAACTTTTTTCGAGTTTTTTGGTTACCAACTAAAATATCATGGCTTAATGATCAAATTCAAGTTGTGATGAAATAGCACTAAATACTTAATAAATACTCGAAAGGCTCTATTCTCAATTTGTGATTCGGTTCCTTaatattttacttgttttaCCTGCAATTCGCATAAGGTTCCTAGAAGAGCTCGATATAAGGCCAATATAACCGGTGACCCCATACGAGTTATATCTTCGTTATGCAAAACATAAAGGCCTCATGCAGTCCGAAATGTAGCTAAGGGGAAAACTAGCTTCAGAACTAAACAGTTATGTGCTTTGTAtttaattctaaaataaaaattattattaactcCGTTACCTTCTACTTTTTAATACTTATTAAAAAAGTAGATGCAAATTCcaagttatttaattttcatgaatAGAGCcgtttatgtatttacattccTAAGATCATGTCGGGGAAAATCAGAACAATGTCACTGGGTCTATCGCTTATGTATTTACACacctattattataatatagttATACATGCTAGTAAAAATGTCCTTGGTCCATGGGGCTCAACCTTTCCAATGAGGAGATCAGAACAGCAGaaagtaagtatgtaagtaaacAAAACCTTTCTTAAAGAAATCATTATTGTTAATGTTTGCAAtacaaaatgttttataaaataaaataattttttttctcagcattttttggaaaatttggcTTAAGTTTTAGATATGCGTACATAACTATGTATAAACATTTcacaataatattgtaatttgttTGCCTTGGTGaaaatgataaacaaatatgtaattttGGTTAGATAGGCATCGGACCATGGACGTTCTCTACCCTTATGTATCATATTCGTAATCaacattgttattattattttcagtcTGTGAGAAAGAGTAACGATTGTATCCAAATGGTGGAACCAAATTACGATACTTTGGTTTCGTTAGCGACATATTAGAAAATCGTATTGTAACCGTTTCATTTCAGTGATTTTCTATGCAGCTATGCAAGAGTATCCTTAACATTCGACAGAAAATGTGCACATGATGTGACATAATCTACTCAACCATAAAGTAAACAACAAGATAAATATAAGGTATTGCTTAACTTGTAAGATAATCGTGTGCTTCAGTAACccaactaattttaattttagtatccGCAACCTTATTAACAAAcgctaaaaatttctttttttggtttgaaaattgaatgatgtttttgtctgtattacaaaattttcattctttattatttttaaaatggaaGTTGTTAGAACTAAAACTGGAAGCTCTAAGAGTAGAAATCAGATTAGAAATATAGTTGCATCGTAATTCCAATACGAGTAGAAGTTTAGtcaataaaagttaaataaatgctctaatacatatatttatatggtaATTTAAATTACCGTAAAACAAACACTGTTTATAATAATCACTTAAGAGTTCCTCATTTAAATTTTcgtagtttattttaattaagaccaattaataatttattatcaaacaaaatttcttatcagttatttctaattataataatttgaaatacaacttttaaaaaataccaCGGAGTGGTtatcacaaaataatataattaaaggaCCTGTAAAGACCTGTAACCAGAAACCAAGCCAGTAATCTCTTAAGTTGAATTCTAGTCAAAaggctaaaaaaaaatgttgaataaacaaatttaaataaaataatacaatataaaataaaataatacaatataaaataaaataaaagaaaaaaaataaaataaaagaaaaaaaataattccgtTGAGCTTTTATTGTtaaaagattattattattattaaaactataTTATACGAATAAATTTGAGAAATACTACAATGTGCGGGGGACGAGGCCATTTTACACATTGTTAAAACATTTAATAGATATGTAAGAATGCAAGTCGggaaattattgttgttgctagaAAAATACATtccaaataagtattttttaaacaaaggcGGAAAGCAGTAAGAAAAAATGATAGAACTTACGAGCCATTGTTATTTTTGCAtagttgaaatataaaatttttgcttaCCGATTgcagaaaatctttatttacacAACCTGCATTTCACAATTGCGTATATGTATATCTACCATACcagatgtacatatgtgtgaaaGCCTATGCACACATGAAGAAATgtactaatattatatatatttaatacatacacatacatgttacattttgaaaaatataagcatatataaataaaacaatagacTATAACAACacatagcattttttatttatctctaCAGAAAAGCGGCAAACACTTTTTGCTCGTAGACGAAATCGCAAAGACGTATTAAGTCATTATAGCCAATTTGAAGTATACTAAAATTATAAAGTTGCTccatgtgtgtatgcacatatgtacaaagATGTTCTGCGTAAACTAGTCTTCTAAAACCAGACTGGTAAAGGCTCTTGTGGTGTATCTTTGTAATTTGGAAGTGCAGTACAGGGTCGCTGTTGGCGCCAAAATTCTTGTcgcttttttagaaaatcaacgGCTTCTTTTGCGTAAGTTGAAATACTCTCGGTGCTTGTATCGGCACGCACTAAGTCGGGATGCTTCAGTAGATTCTCTAAGTACTCTTTGTCAACGCACAATTCGCCTAGCAGTTTTCGTGCATTTCGTCGCTCCATCTCCACATTGGATAGTTTTGAAGTATTTATTTGCGATTTTTTGAGTACTTTATATTTGGTCGAAAACTCGTTACGCGTAGCTGCCATGTTGCGTGCCGAGCTTTTACCTATGGTATTTTCAATAGCCTCCTGTGTCTTTTGAACGCCTAACCGAAATGAAGACAATTCGGGACGAGTGCGCAAGCCTTGATGGAAAAACATTAGGCTCTGTTCGAATTGGCCGAGAAAGTAGAGTGCTTCTGCCTTTTGGTAGATGGCGCGAATATTATTTTTGTCCTCGGCGAGCGCAGTTTCCGCGTCCTTTAAAGCCTTGGATGGATCTCCCAGCAAAAGGTAACATTTACTACGTGAAACTAGCGCATTAATATCAATGGCGTTGAGTTCGAGTGCCTGAAAATCGGTAATAAGACTAAGCTGTTACAATAAAGTATGTATGtggcatatatgcacatatatatgcatagggatgtatgtacatatgtaggtatatgcatagattactaaataaataaattagtaaaggtaccaaaaacaattttcagtACATGGGTATACTCAAAAAGTCATTCGGAAAATTGCTATTTATAcggttttggaaattttttattccaacCTGAGAAAAGAAATGTAAAGCATTTTCTGGATTTgcgtttttaatttcctttaatcCTAATGCTATGATGGAATTAATGTCTGCCTCGTCAGGTATTTGCATTATTTCATTGcggtcttgtttttgttttatctgcAGACTTTGTTTAATGTCGTAGGTCCCAGCACTAACAGCTGCTGCTCGATCTTTGTCCGTATAAAAGTCGACAAAATTTTCCTTGGGCTTCTTTTTCAACAACTGATCTTCGATTTTTCTTCGTGCTGCACGCAATTCCGCCTCTATCCGGTTTCCACGACTAGATGTTCCAACAGCACTACCCTTTTCAACTTCATCAGCAAATTTCACAGCTTTATGATTGCGAACCAAGCCTCGACCACCTGAAAAAGCGTTGGACGAGGCGCGCTTGTAGTTAGAATCACCCTTACGAGACAGAGAAGAAGCCCTTGTACGACCAGTTTTGCGCGGAGACTCCTCTAAAGACTCTTCATCTGCAGTCACTCCAATTcgtataaaactttgaagtaACTCTTGCTCCTTATCCAcagctaaaatatttattaaaacattCGACATATTCAGAGAGGTAAAAATTATCCTTATTCTATTATTACGAATTAATTTTCACGTCAACTTTTACACTTTGACTTTGGTAATATAGCTGAGCTGCAATGAATAGGCAAATAAACTCACCTATTGAGATGCCTCCACATTAGGGTGTAGTGAAAGAACGTAACGAGTAAAACGAATGTTTATTTTCAGAATACggctaaaaactgaaaaaaaaaaatttttcaaaaatataatttttggctATATGACTTAAATTTGCTTGCTTGATGAGTGAATAACTCAGTCAGTTTTATTCGATTTTTGAAGGAAAACATTCGTTTCACTCGTTATTTGTATCTGTCCAGGACTAGTacagtttttatataaaatagtgCATAAAAACATCGCCAAAGTTGATATAAGGTAAAAAAGTGAAGCAAATTATCCTTGCAAGGAAATTACGGATAATTCTTAAGTTTTCTTAATTAGCATACACAATTGAAAGGTCCAAATACtggtttgaaattaaaaataaaatttcatatttcggTTCTGTTGGTTTTACTCGGCATGACATACAAGAATAATATCACCACTTCCCAGGTACTTCTTCTTCATTCTTTATTGTAACTCTGTGTTTTTTAGTTAGTGAATACACTCCGAAGCTGCAGTCTATCCTGCTCTCAAGTTATACATAATTTAATATCGCTTGTTAATAACCTCTCTTTATATCCAAAAAATGTTCCACTAATGGTCGATCAAAATTGATTTCTTGAATATTAATGTAAAATACTTGAAACTAAATTAGCATTTGTTTCCACCCTAACATAAAACACATAGCATTAAGCTTAAATGTACTGCGTTTTTTTGTTGCCAGGAAACATTATAAATCGATAAGCTTCGGGCGTTTTAAATCATCTCTCAAAAGAATAGCTGAATGTTAAGAAAAACCGTTACGCAAGGATGATTAAAACCTATAGCAAACACTAATATATTTAATCTAACTGTTAGAAATAAAGAAGTAATTACTGGGCAAcatatttaatgaatttcttatattataatactttttggcTTTACCTGAGCAACGGGATCGGGATTCTAAATTTTAACCCGAGATTGCCTTTCTCGCCGTACATTTAAAGCTAAAATCTGTTTCTTTCAGGTTAAAACTTAGGAGCTTTGGGTTAGAGCTTTTGCTTCctttctaatatacatacagcccggttcact is a genomic window of Anastrepha ludens isolate Willacy chromosome 6, idAnaLude1.1, whole genome shotgun sequence containing:
- the LOC128866359 gene encoding synaptojanin-1, encoding MAMSKVIRVLEKSIPPSPYSVLLEHRNKSDSILFESHAVALLTNQETDVIRKQYTKLCDAYGCLGVLQLNAGESTVLFLVLVTGCISMGKICDVEVFRITQTQFVALQNAAPNEDKISECRKLLNSGTFYFAHSNISMSSSLQKFDITLCAQRRQQISETDNRFFWNRMMHIHMLRFGVDCQSWLLKAMCGSVEVRTVYIGAKQARAAIISRLSCERAGTRFNVRGTNDEGHVANFVETEQVIYVDSDVTSYIQTRGSVPLFWEQPGVQVGSHKVKLSRGFEAAAAAFDRHMTMMKQRYGYQTIINLLGTSMIGSKEGEAMLSNEFQRHHSMSTHKDVPHIIFDYHQECRGGNFGALSKLKERLGVCGVNYGFFDASQGQVLREQFGVIRTNCLDCLDRTNCVQTYLGLDMLNQQIEALKLGEKKQNFSRFEEIFRQMWINNGNEVSKIYAGTGAIQGGSKLMDGARSAARTIQNNLLDNSKQEAIDILLVGSTLSSELADRARILLPSNMLHAPTTVLREMCKRYAEYVVARTCRVAVATYNVNGGKHFRSIVFKDSLSDWLLDCHSLARAKALVNVNNPSENACAPVDIYAIGFQEIVDLNASNIVAASTDNAKLWAEELQKTISRDNDYVLLTYQQLVGVCLYIYVRPEHAPFIRDVAIDCVKTGLGGTTGNKGACAIRFVLYGTSMCFVCAHFAAGQSQVAERNADYAEITRKLAFPMGRTLKSHDWVFWCGDFNYRIDMEKDDLKEAIQNGDRQSILVNDQLHKEQEAGNVFGDFLEGEINFDPTYKYDVFSDEYDTSEKQRAPAWTDRVLWRRRKALAAETDVTSVEWNPGKLIHYGRSELKQSDHRPVIAIIDAEIVEIDSQQRREVFEQVIKDLGPPDSTIVVHVKENAIDDNGPTIYDETVMSTLIQELSKMGEVTLVRYVEDTMWVIFRDGESALHASKKQSIYICGLELEFELKTANWQPLVDNEIELCTTNTIPLCSNPQEQAKIFSSSPDVPQRPKQPPARPAPARPPMPMSPKNSPRHQPHVGVISVVPEMLQSKSAKPPMPPQPLIPQPLLPIPVSQSTQKNPNTAAGIGNLGTNNDGNESISSSKSQSPIETQQTSPLHSTSAVSSIGLAEASLPPTPPRQSKNVTPISTPTRQSQQSSFDVQEGTSTFYDGSVFNIYEEIQDEIPAPRHPPPPFPPAVSQEISSNAPIGESPRRQVQQTPIGPPPPLPARRGPPPIPNRSGNAPPLPTRPSNNN
- the LOC128866360 gene encoding outer dynein arm-docking complex subunit 4 isoform X1, whose translation is MSNVLINILAVDKEQELLQSFIRIGVTADEESLEESPRKTGRTRASSLSRKGDSNYKRASSNAFSGGRGLVRNHKAVKFADEVEKGSAVGTSSRGNRIEAELRAARRKIEDQLLKKKPKENFVDFYTDKDRAAAVSAGTYDIKQSLQIKQKQDRNEIMQIPDEADINSIIALGLKEIKNANPENALHFFSQALELNAIDINALVSRSKCYLLLGDPSKALKDAETALAEDKNNIRAIYQKAEALYFLGQFEQSLMFFHQGLRTRPELSSFRLGVQKTQEAIENTIGKSSARNMAATRNEFSTKYKVLKKSQINTSKLSNVEMERRNARKLLGELCVDKEYLENLLKHPDLVRADTSTESISTYAKEAVDFLKKRQEFWRQQRPCTALPNYKDTPQEPLPVWF
- the LOC128866360 gene encoding outer dynein arm-docking complex subunit 4 isoform X2; the encoded protein is MPRKKSKVDPFEEMETNIKLLCDQSHNHMKVREYGRALTGYNQALELNAIDINALVSRSKCYLLLGDPSKALKDAETALAEDKNNIRAIYQKAEALYFLGQFEQSLMFFHQGLRTRPELSSFRLGVQKTQEAIENTIGKSSARNMAATRNEFSTKYKVLKKSQINTSKLSNVEMERRNARKLLGELCVDKEYLENLLKHPDLVRADTSTESISTYAKEAVDFLKKRQEFWRQQRPCTALPNYKDTPQEPLPVWF